The following coding sequences lie in one Streptomyces venezuelae genomic window:
- a CDS encoding chitosanase, which produces METPHRPIRPRTTETSRRTLLAFIGAAAVAGPLLATQSAGAATPFSSLITAGGLDDPAKKEIAMQIVCSAENSSLEWKKQYRYCEDIDDGRGYTAGIIGFCSGTGDMLDLVELYTQRKPGNILAKYLPALRRVDGTDSHDGLDPNFKRDWERAADTDAEFRKAQNDERDRVYFNPAVKQGKADGIGTLGQFCYYDAIVMHGDGGDSTSFRNIRKRALRSAKPPAQGGDEVTYLNAFLDARVWAMKQEEAHEDTSRVDTAQRVFLKKRNLNLDPPLDWKVYGDPYHIG; this is translated from the coding sequence GTGGAAACCCCCCACCGCCCCATACGCCCGCGCACCACCGAAACCTCCCGTCGCACGCTGCTCGCCTTCATCGGCGCGGCGGCCGTCGCGGGTCCGCTCCTCGCCACGCAGTCGGCGGGCGCGGCCACGCCGTTCTCCTCCCTCATCACGGCGGGCGGCCTCGACGACCCGGCGAAGAAGGAGATCGCGATGCAGATCGTCTGCAGCGCGGAGAACTCCTCGCTCGAATGGAAGAAGCAGTACCGGTACTGCGAGGACATCGACGACGGCCGCGGCTACACCGCGGGCATCATCGGGTTCTGCTCCGGCACCGGCGACATGCTCGACCTCGTCGAGCTCTACACGCAGCGCAAGCCGGGCAACATCCTCGCCAAGTACCTGCCCGCGCTGCGCCGGGTCGACGGCACCGACTCGCACGACGGGCTCGACCCGAACTTCAAGCGCGACTGGGAGCGGGCCGCCGACACGGACGCGGAGTTCCGCAAGGCGCAGAACGACGAGCGCGACCGGGTCTACTTCAACCCCGCCGTCAAGCAGGGCAAGGCGGACGGCATCGGCACGCTCGGCCAGTTCTGTTACTACGACGCCATCGTCATGCACGGTGACGGCGGCGACTCCACCAGCTTCCGCAACATCCGCAAGCGCGCCCTGCGTTCGGCCAAGCCGCCGGCCCAGGGCGGCGACGAGGTGACGTACCTGAACGCCTTCCTCGACGCGCGCGTCTGGGCGATGAAGCAGGAGGAGGCCCACGAGGACACCAGCCGGGTCGACACGGCACAACGCGTCTTCCTGAAGAAGCGGAACCTGAATCTGGACCCGCCGCTGGACTGGAAGGTCTACGGCGACCCGTACCACATCGGCTAG